One Triticum dicoccoides isolate Atlit2015 ecotype Zavitan chromosome 5B, WEW_v2.0, whole genome shotgun sequence genomic window carries:
- the LOC119309256 gene encoding UDP-glycosyltransferase 91D2-like yields MDETGSSPSFGHLLPCLDLAERLASRGYRVSLVSAPRNIARLPPVRPAVAPFVGLVALPFPRVAGLPDGAESTNDLPFDKFELHRKAADGLTAPFSEYLESLCAEPGGRKPDWIIVDYFNDWAAAAAIQHKVPCAMLALLAATVVATLDILLSERTASRSAGATRFATEKTGLMALQCKWGMSIAEQVSSTLQRCKLVAMRSCNEWEPESVVHAATFGGKPVVPFGLLPPSPDGGRRGDRGNDHTAVRWLDAQPAKSVVYVALGSEVPLRPEEVRELALGLQLAGTRFLWALRKPPAVDADVLLPQGFEECTRGHGLVITGWVPQLGILTHDAVAAFLTHCGLSSTIEGLLFGRPLIMLPIMGDQVPNARLMECRKVGVLVPRNENDCSFDQEGVATAIRAVAVEEEGRRVFTANAKKLQEIVSDTECHERYIDRFIQQLRCYK; encoded by the coding sequence atggacgagaccggctCATCCCCCTCCTTCGGCCACCTGCTCCCCTGCCTGGACCTCGCCGAGCGCCTGGCGTCGCGGGGCTACCGTGTGTCGCTCGTCTCTGCGCCGCGAAACATCGCGCGGCTCCCGCCTGTGCGCCCAGCTGTGGCGCCGTTCGTCGGCCTCGTGGCACTGCCGTTCCCGCGCGTGGCCGGGCTCCCCGACGGCGCCGAGTCCACCAACGACCTCCCCTTCGACAAGTTCGAGCTCCATCGCAAGGCAGCCGACGGCCTCACCGCGCCCTTCTCCGAGTACTTGGAGTCCCTATGCGCCGAGCCCGGCGGAAGGAAGCCCGATTGGATCATCGTGGACTACTTCAACGACTgggcggccgccgccgccatccaacaCAAGGTTCCATGTGCGATGCTTGCCCTACTCGCTGCGACTGTGGTCGCCACCTTGGACATTCTACTGTCCGAGCGCACCGCGTCCCGATCGGCAGGAGCGACAAGGTTCGCGACGGAGAAGACGGGGCTAATGGCTCTACAATGCAAATGGGGGATGTCCATCGCCGAGCAGGTCTCCTCGACGCTCCAGAGGTGCAAACTCGTTGCCATGCGGAGTTGCAATGAGTGGGAGCCCGAGAGCGTCGTTCATGCCGCGACGTTCGGCGGCAAGCCGGTTGTCCCCTTCGGCCTCCTGCCGCCGTCGCCTGACGGAGGTCGCCGCGGCGACAGAGGGAACGACCATACAGCCGTGCGATGGCTCGATGCGCAGCCGGCCAAGTCGGTCGTGTACGTCGCGCTCGGAAGCGAGGTGCCGCTGCGCCCGGAGGAGGTGCGCGAGCTCGCCCTCGGGCTTCAGCTCGCCGGGACGCGCTTCCTCTGGGCTCTGAGGAAGCCACCGGCCGTCGACGCCGACGTGCTCCTCCCCCAGGGGTTCGAGGAGTGCACGCGCGGCCATGGCCTCGTGATAACGGGCTGGGTTCCTCAGCTCGGGATACTGACGCACGACGCCGTGGCTGCGTTCCTGACGCACTGCGGCCTGAGCTCCACCATCGAGGGGCTCCTGTTCGGGCGTCCTCTCATCATGCTGCCCATCATGGGGGACCAAGTGCCGAATGCAAGGCTGATGGAGTGTAGAAAGGTCGGCGTGCTGGTGCCGAGAAACGAGAACGACTGTTCGTTTGACCAAGAAGGCGTCGCGACGGCGATTCGGGCTGTGGCGGTAGAGGAAGAAGGCAGGAGAGTGTTTACAGCCAACGCCAAGAAGCTGCAAGAGATCGTGTCGGACACGGAGTGCCATGAGAGGTATATTGACCGCTTTATTCAGCAGCTTAGATGTTACAAGTAG